The Hymenobacter oligotrophus genome has a window encoding:
- a CDS encoding PASTA domain-containing protein yields the protein MAFLKSDTWFDLLKHLLVITGVSLLLLFLFFFVYLPLTTNHGETIAVPKITGMQLTDLDGYLDDRDLAYFVDDSTYRPDIRPGTVLTQDPRPGEKVKEGRKIYIQVAMKNPPVIKMPKLTEGSQKNAQMILSSYGLAVGTLTFVPDLRQNAVLKQMVNGKEIAPGAPIAKGTRVDLVVGDGLGNQEFAVPNVVGMPADEAATLLAGQGLVPGETFYQEPEEGQQEGTVVKQRPEATPNATIRSGQLVDLWVAGKEPIKAVQ from the coding sequence ATGGCTTTTCTTAAATCCGATACCTGGTTCGACCTGCTGAAGCACCTGCTGGTGATTACGGGCGTATCGCTGCTGCTGCTGTTCCTGTTCTTCTTTGTGTACCTGCCCCTCACCACCAACCACGGCGAGACGATTGCGGTACCCAAGATTACCGGCATGCAGCTAACCGACCTGGACGGCTACCTCGACGACCGCGACCTGGCGTACTTCGTCGACGACAGCACGTACCGGCCCGACATCCGGCCCGGCACCGTGCTCACGCAGGACCCCAGGCCGGGCGAAAAGGTGAAAGAGGGTCGGAAGATCTACATTCAGGTAGCCATGAAAAACCCGCCCGTCATCAAAATGCCTAAGCTGACGGAGGGTTCGCAGAAAAACGCCCAGATGATTTTGAGCAGCTACGGCCTGGCCGTGGGTACGCTCACCTTCGTGCCTGATTTGCGCCAAAACGCCGTGCTGAAGCAAATGGTGAACGGTAAGGAAATTGCCCCGGGCGCCCCCATTGCCAAAGGCACCCGCGTCGACCTAGTAGTGGGCGACGGCCTGGGCAACCAGGAGTTTGCGGTGCCCAACGTGGTTGGCATGCCCGCCGACGAAGCCGCCACGCTGCTGGCCGGCCAGGGCCTGGTGCCCGGCGAAACCTTCTACCAAGAACCCGAAGAAGGCCAGCAAGAAGGCACCGTGGTAAAACAACGTCCCGAGGCGACGCCGAACGCCACCATCCGCTCGGGCCAGCTTGTTGATTTGTGGGTAGCAGGCAAAGAGCCCATCAAAGCCGTGCAATAA
- a CDS encoding T9SS type A sorting domain-containing protein produces MTYRLRLPFVVFAVLLAFGMRPAAVLAQQAGVLPLPADPGRAARQQAPSARRGNVLLTLPFFEDFAGQREGAPNPDRWEPKGGVLVNERFSQAPPSRGIATFDGLNAQGKAYGTTSSFSFTDTLTSHPIDLSAVRPADRTYLSFFWQAGSIVGAPSAQSGTRPVFLQLEFLDNNENWVVVWRKPSQGVRTDFIQRFIAVNEARFLHANFRFRFRSSGNQFGTRDTWNLDYLVLDRNRDTTNVSYADVVLSRPLSSLLERYTAMPVWQYNAATNPAQELNDSTFTTFNNLDAGAVPPTPFSWTGTVRLLPAGAPSQFLTGGTSLGPGTRQFYIGGPVGTNPVPATSDPKRLEHSIYLSLLNSPANPRTAPNDTVRRITELSNYFAYDDGSAEGTTLLRQSEARATSRAMRFALNRPDQVRSVRFYFAGATAAPGTAVPTSVTLTFAVWEATGPNGLPAEQPKVTKSVTLRTDAAQGSTQEVTFDQPVPVSGNFYVGYIQPATNLFIQFGADLNSHQPRNAFYDNETGVWVVFSNRDVVPMLRPVMTGTVTSTRPPKTAASLLVYPNPSHGAVQVDGRYTRAALVDALGREVWQQPATEAGQAQLNLRAVSPGVYLLRLTLPDGSLSTHRVVLQP; encoded by the coding sequence ATGACTTATCGGCTACGTTTACCATTTGTCGTTTTTGCGGTGCTGCTGGCGTTTGGCATGCGCCCGGCCGCCGTACTGGCACAGCAAGCCGGCGTGCTGCCGCTGCCGGCCGATCCGGGCCGGGCTGCCCGGCAGCAAGCTCCTAGTGCGCGGCGCGGCAACGTGTTGCTTACGCTACCCTTTTTCGAAGACTTTGCCGGCCAGCGCGAAGGCGCGCCCAACCCCGACCGTTGGGAGCCCAAAGGCGGCGTGCTGGTGAACGAGCGTTTCTCGCAGGCTCCACCCTCGCGGGGCATTGCCACCTTCGATGGGCTCAATGCCCAAGGCAAGGCATATGGCACTACATCGTCGTTCAGCTTCACCGATACGCTCACCTCGCACCCCATCGACCTAAGCGCGGTGCGCCCCGCCGACCGCACCTACCTGAGCTTTTTTTGGCAGGCCGGCAGCATCGTGGGGGCGCCTTCGGCCCAATCGGGCACGCGGCCGGTGTTCTTGCAGCTCGAGTTTCTCGACAACAACGAAAACTGGGTGGTGGTGTGGCGCAAGCCCAGCCAGGGCGTGCGCACCGATTTTATCCAGCGCTTTATTGCCGTAAACGAAGCGCGTTTTCTGCACGCCAACTTTCGGTTTCGATTCCGGAGTTCGGGCAACCAATTTGGTACCCGCGACACCTGGAACCTCGACTACTTGGTGCTCGACCGCAACCGCGACACCACCAACGTATCGTACGCCGATGTGGTGCTGAGCCGGCCGTTGTCGTCGTTGCTTGAGCGTTACACCGCCATGCCGGTGTGGCAGTACAACGCGGCCACTAACCCCGCCCAAGAGCTCAACGACAGCACCTTTACCACCTTCAACAACCTCGATGCCGGCGCGGTACCGCCCACCCCGTTTTCCTGGACGGGCACGGTGCGCCTGCTGCCCGCGGGCGCGCCAAGCCAGTTCCTGACGGGCGGCACCTCCCTAGGTCCGGGCACGCGGCAGTTTTACATTGGGGGCCCGGTGGGCACCAACCCCGTGCCCGCCACCTCCGACCCCAAGCGCCTCGAGCACAGCATCTACCTTTCGCTGCTGAACAGCCCCGCGAATCCGCGCACCGCCCCCAACGATACGGTGCGCCGCATTACCGAGCTCAGCAACTATTTTGCCTACGACGACGGCTCGGCCGAGGGCACCACCCTGCTGCGCCAGAGCGAAGCCCGGGCTACCTCGCGCGCCATGCGTTTTGCCCTTAACCGGCCCGACCAGGTGCGCAGCGTACGCTTTTACTTTGCCGGCGCCACGGCGGCCCCGGGCACGGCCGTGCCCACCAGCGTAACCCTCACGTTTGCGGTGTGGGAGGCCACCGGGCCCAACGGCCTGCCTGCCGAGCAGCCCAAGGTCACCAAGTCGGTAACGCTCCGCACCGATGCCGCACAGGGCAGTACGCAGGAGGTAACGTTCGACCAGCCGGTGCCGGTGAGCGGCAACTTTTACGTTGGCTACATTCAGCCGGCCACCAACCTGTTCATCCAGTTCGGCGCCGACCTGAACAGCCACCAGCCGCGCAACGCCTTCTACGACAACGAGACCGGCGTGTGGGTCGTGTTCTCGAACCGCGACGTGGTGCCCATGCTACGCCCCGTGATGACGGGCACCGTAACGAGCACGCGCCCGCCCAAAACCGCCGCCAGTCTTCTGGTGTACCCCAACCCCAGCCACGGCGCGGTGCAGGTGGACGGCCGCTACACGCGCGCCGCGCTGGTTGATGCCCTAGGTCGGGAGGTGTGGCAGCAGCCCGCCACCGAGGCCGGCCAAGCGCAGCTCAACCTGCGGGCCGTAAGCCCCGGCGTATACCTGCTGCGCCTTACCTTGCCCGATGGCAGCCTGAGCACCCACCGCGTGGTGCTGCAGCCGTAA
- a CDS encoding rhodanese-like domain-containing protein, which produces MNDITPTELKERQQQNQAPVIIDVREPWEHEETRISGSQNIPLGELPAKLEELEGLKNQEVVVHCKGGGRSATAKALMQQHGFQNVRNLLGGITAYNAQ; this is translated from the coding sequence ATGAACGACATCACCCCCACCGAACTCAAAGAGCGTCAGCAGCAAAACCAGGCTCCCGTCATCATCGACGTGCGCGAGCCGTGGGAGCACGAAGAAACCCGCATCAGCGGCAGCCAAAACATTCCGCTGGGCGAGCTGCCTGCCAAGCTGGAGGAGCTCGAAGGCCTGAAAAACCAGGAAGTAGTGGTGCACTGCAAAGGCGGCGGCCGCTCGGCCACGGCCAAAGCCCTGATGCAGCAGCACGGTTTCCAGAACGTGCGCAACCTGCTGGGCGGCATCACGGCCTACAACGCGCAGTAA
- a CDS encoding RecQ family ATP-dependent DNA helicase has translation MPAPTDDILSVLRQHWGHKAFRPGQEEIIRSVLAGHDTLALLPTGGGKSVCFQVPTLAHDGLCLVISPLIALMKDQVENLRKRGIKAEAVYAGMSHRDIDQTLDNCVYGPVKFLYVSPERLLTEMFRARVGKMKVQLIAVDEAHCLSQWGYDFRPPYLQISALRELLPGVPVLALTATATEEVRRDIGQKLNFGPTGQIFQRSFQRPNLSYSVLHTEDKLQRLLQVLKGVGPGKTAVVYARTRKQTEQAAAWLQQNGLSAAAYHAGLAADQRTRVQQDWTNDKTRIVVATNAFGMGIDKPDVRCVVHLDAPDSLEAYYQEAGRAGRDELYAFAVLLWAPNDAHEMRRRVALGHPPIDVVRRVYQALANYSGTAVGGGELVAFDFDLQQFASTYRLKPIDAHNAMRVLEKAGLVQLNEAVFSPAKVHIPLDVRDLYRFQVANERHDQLIKAILRLYGGEVFSSFQNVSEGALSQQLRWSTSDVRKTLEYLHKAGIVQYQPRHEDPQALFTTPRHDASKLPLDAKALETARERDLQKTEAVIQYTNGMRCRQQLLLEYFGELDSKPCRICDHCLAEKRRQQKAVVATDLREQVLAQLRTAPRTPRELLAGFQPNQADALTALLRDLVDTGVLRYTDAGQLIATA, from the coding sequence GTGCCCGCACCCACCGACGACATCCTTTCCGTACTGCGCCAACACTGGGGCCACAAGGCGTTCCGGCCCGGGCAGGAGGAAATTATCCGCTCGGTGTTGGCTGGCCACGATACGCTGGCCTTGCTGCCCACTGGCGGCGGCAAGAGCGTTTGCTTTCAGGTGCCTACGCTGGCCCACGATGGGCTTTGCCTGGTCATTTCGCCGCTCATCGCGCTGATGAAGGACCAAGTAGAGAACCTGCGCAAGCGCGGCATCAAGGCCGAGGCGGTGTATGCCGGCATGAGCCACCGCGACATCGACCAGACGCTCGACAACTGCGTGTACGGGCCGGTTAAGTTCCTGTACGTATCGCCCGAACGGTTGCTCACCGAGATGTTCCGGGCGCGGGTGGGCAAGATGAAGGTGCAGCTGATTGCCGTCGACGAGGCGCACTGCCTCTCGCAATGGGGCTACGATTTTCGACCGCCGTACCTGCAAATCAGTGCCTTGCGCGAGCTGCTGCCGGGCGTGCCGGTGCTGGCCCTTACGGCCACAGCCACCGAGGAAGTGCGCCGCGACATCGGGCAAAAACTCAACTTCGGCCCAACGGGGCAAATCTTCCAACGCAGCTTTCAGCGGCCCAACCTTTCGTACTCGGTGCTCCACACCGAAGACAAATTGCAGCGCCTGCTGCAAGTACTGAAGGGTGTAGGACCGGGCAAAACGGCCGTGGTGTACGCCCGCACGCGCAAGCAAACCGAACAAGCGGCCGCGTGGCTGCAGCAAAACGGGCTAAGCGCCGCGGCCTACCACGCCGGCTTGGCAGCCGATCAGCGCACGCGCGTGCAGCAGGACTGGACCAACGACAAAACCCGGATTGTGGTGGCAACCAACGCTTTCGGGATGGGCATTGATAAGCCCGATGTGCGCTGCGTGGTGCACCTCGACGCGCCCGATTCGCTGGAGGCGTACTACCAGGAGGCCGGGCGGGCGGGCCGCGACGAGCTCTACGCTTTTGCCGTGCTGCTGTGGGCCCCCAACGACGCGCACGAGATGCGCCGCCGCGTGGCCCTAGGTCATCCGCCCATTGATGTGGTGCGGCGCGTGTACCAGGCCTTGGCCAACTATTCCGGCACGGCCGTGGGCGGCGGCGAGCTGGTCGCCTTCGACTTTGATTTGCAGCAGTTTGCCAGCACCTACCGCCTCAAGCCCATCGACGCGCACAATGCCATGCGCGTGCTCGAAAAAGCCGGACTGGTGCAGCTGAACGAAGCCGTGTTCAGCCCGGCCAAGGTACACATCCCCCTCGATGTGCGCGATTTGTACCGCTTTCAGGTAGCCAACGAACGGCACGATCAGCTGATCAAAGCCATTCTGCGACTGTACGGGGGCGAAGTGTTCAGCTCGTTCCAGAACGTTTCGGAGGGCGCCCTCTCACAGCAGTTGCGCTGGAGCACCTCCGATGTGCGCAAAACCCTGGAGTACCTGCACAAAGCGGGCATCGTGCAGTACCAACCGCGGCACGAGGACCCGCAGGCGCTGTTTACCACTCCGCGCCACGATGCATCGAAACTACCGCTCGACGCCAAGGCCCTGGAAACCGCACGCGAGCGGGACCTGCAGAAAACCGAAGCCGTTATCCAGTACACCAACGGCATGCGCTGCCGCCAGCAACTGTTGCTGGAGTATTTCGGCGAGCTGGACAGCAAGCCTTGCCGCATCTGCGACCATTGCCTGGCGGAGAAGCGCCGCCAGCAAAAGGCCGTGGTGGCCACCGATTTGCGCGAGCAAGTGCTGGCGCAGCTGCGCACCGCCCCACGCACGCCCCGCGAGTTGCTGGCCGGTTTTCAGCCCAACCAGGCCGATGCCCTAACCGCGCTGCTCCGCGACCTAGTGGATACCGGCGTGCTGCGCTACACCGATGCGGGGCAATTGATAGCTACTGCCTAA
- a CDS encoding ABC transporter ATP-binding protein, which produces MLQAVNIRKRYGSLEVLKGIDLTIEKSEIVSIVGSSGAGKSTLLHILGTLDTPDTGEVLFDGESVSTLKRSELAKFRNRHIGFVFQFHNLLPEFTALENVCLPAYLAGRHEQETRVRARELLGMLNLERRADHKPSEMSGGEQQRVAVARALINSPEIIFADEPSGNLDSQNAQELHQIFFLLRKELGQTFVIVTHNDQLAEMADRKITMRDGYILE; this is translated from the coding sequence TTGCTGCAGGCCGTCAACATCCGCAAACGCTACGGTTCGCTGGAAGTGCTCAAGGGCATCGATCTGACCATTGAAAAGTCGGAAATCGTATCCATCGTGGGCTCTTCGGGAGCCGGCAAGAGCACGCTCTTGCACATCCTAGGTACCCTCGACACACCCGATACCGGCGAAGTGCTATTCGACGGCGAATCCGTGAGCACGCTTAAACGCTCCGAGCTGGCGAAGTTTCGCAACCGACACATCGGCTTTGTGTTTCAGTTTCATAACCTGTTGCCCGAGTTTACGGCGCTCGAAAACGTGTGCTTGCCCGCGTACCTGGCCGGGCGCCACGAGCAAGAAACCCGCGTGCGGGCCCGCGAGCTGCTGGGCATGCTCAACCTAGAGCGCCGCGCCGACCACAAGCCCTCGGAAATGTCGGGCGGTGAGCAGCAGCGCGTGGCCGTAGCCCGGGCACTCATCAACTCGCCCGAAATCATTTTTGCCGACGAGCCTTCCGGCAACCTCGATTCGCAGAACGCGCAGGAGTTGCACCAGATATTCTTTTTGCTGCGCAAAGAGCTCGGCCAAACGTTCGTAATCGTAACCCACAACGACCAACTTGCCGAAATGGCCGACCGCAAAATCACCATGCGCGACGGCTACATTCTGGAGTAA
- the sucC gene encoding ADP-forming succinate--CoA ligase subunit beta, which translates to MNIHEYQGKDILKRYGVRVQEGIVAETAEQAVEAAKKLTEQTGTGWHVIKAQIHAGGRGKGGGVKLAKNLDQVRELSEQIIGMQLVTKQTGAEGRKVHKVLVAQDVYYPGESETKEYYMSVLLDRTSGKNVIIYTTEGGMDIEEVAEAHPEKIHKEYIDPRVGLQGFQARKIAFNLGVEGEAYKEMVKFVSALYKAYDDTDSAMFEINPVLKTSDNKILAVDAKVTLDDNALYRHKDFAALRDTNEEDPLEVEASESNLNYVKLDGNVGCMVNGAGLAMATMDIIKLSGGEPANFLDVGGGANAQTVEAGFRIILKDPNVKAILINIFGGIVRCDRVANGVVEAYKNIGDIRVPIIVRLQGTNAEEGARIIDESGLKVYSAVLLKDAAQKVKEVLAAQEQTA; encoded by the coding sequence ATGAACATTCACGAATATCAGGGCAAGGACATTCTTAAGCGCTACGGCGTGCGCGTGCAGGAAGGCATCGTGGCCGAAACTGCCGAGCAGGCCGTAGAGGCCGCCAAAAAGCTGACCGAGCAAACCGGCACGGGCTGGCACGTAATCAAAGCCCAAATCCACGCCGGTGGCCGTGGCAAAGGGGGCGGCGTTAAGCTCGCCAAGAACCTTGACCAGGTACGTGAACTCTCGGAGCAAATCATCGGCATGCAGCTGGTAACCAAGCAAACCGGCGCCGAAGGCCGCAAGGTGCACAAAGTACTGGTAGCCCAAGACGTATACTACCCCGGCGAGTCGGAAACGAAGGAGTACTATATGTCGGTACTGCTCGACCGCACTTCGGGCAAGAACGTTATCATCTACACCACCGAGGGTGGCATGGACATCGAGGAGGTAGCCGAAGCGCACCCCGAGAAAATCCACAAAGAGTACATCGACCCGCGCGTAGGGCTGCAGGGCTTCCAGGCCCGCAAGATTGCGTTCAACCTAGGCGTTGAGGGCGAAGCTTACAAAGAGATGGTGAAGTTCGTATCGGCCCTCTACAAGGCCTACGACGACACCGACTCGGCCATGTTCGAAATCAACCCCGTGTTGAAAACTTCGGACAACAAAATCCTGGCCGTTGACGCCAAAGTAACCCTCGACGACAACGCCCTGTACCGCCACAAGGATTTCGCTGCGCTGCGCGACACCAACGAGGAAGATCCGCTGGAAGTAGAGGCTTCGGAGTCGAACCTGAACTACGTGAAGCTCGACGGCAACGTAGGCTGCATGGTAAACGGCGCTGGCCTGGCCATGGCTACCATGGACATCATTAAGCTGAGCGGCGGCGAGCCGGCTAACTTCCTCGACGTAGGGGGTGGAGCCAACGCCCAAACCGTTGAAGCTGGCTTCCGCATCATCCTGAAAGACCCGAATGTGAAGGCCATCCTCATCAACATCTTCGGTGGTATCGTACGCTGCGACCGGGTTGCCAACGGTGTGGTGGAAGCTTACAAGAACATCGGCGACATCCGCGTGCCGATCATCGTACGCCTGCAGGGCACCAACGCCGAAGAAGGCGCCCGCATCATCGACGAATCGGGCCTGAAAGTGTACTCGGCTGTATTGCTGAAGGACGCCGCCCAGAAAGTAAAAGAAGTACTGGCCGCGCAGGAGCAAACGGCCTAA
- a CDS encoding transglutaminase-like domain-containing protein, translating to MPRIATLLFLFACLGATPTIRAQPAAPKLELALPYSTEPAAAGATFQFSSPNSAYLQTLRERYGLEAVVANQPTALGKAQALCAWVHNRLTHDGRSACSKADPLGILEEVTRGKAVQCVEFGRVLAGALTAVGLPARPLYLKAKNADTRAAAGGHVLTEVWLPDYQKWVVVDGQWDVIPTLNGVPLNAAELSGALASGAAGLDGLTSSNAKIRFYYRWLRPYLYYLDAPLDNRYEQPTAAAAHLMLVPLGAENLTTFQRTTRLRGMRYTSSLADFYPPLTAAAPPQPAATTWPHLPH from the coding sequence ATGCCTCGAATTGCTACGCTGCTGTTTTTGTTTGCTTGCCTGGGCGCCACGCCCACCATCCGGGCCCAACCGGCCGCGCCCAAATTGGAATTGGCGCTGCCCTACTCTACCGAGCCAGCTGCGGCTGGTGCTACGTTCCAGTTCAGCTCGCCCAACTCTGCTTACCTGCAAACCCTACGCGAGCGGTACGGCCTGGAGGCCGTGGTAGCCAATCAGCCCACTGCGCTGGGCAAGGCGCAGGCCTTGTGCGCCTGGGTGCACAACCGCCTCACGCACGACGGCCGCAGCGCGTGCAGCAAAGCCGATCCGCTGGGCATATTGGAAGAAGTAACGCGCGGCAAAGCTGTGCAATGCGTGGAGTTTGGGCGGGTGCTGGCCGGCGCCCTCACGGCCGTGGGCCTACCGGCACGCCCGCTGTACCTCAAAGCCAAAAACGCCGACACCCGCGCTGCCGCTGGTGGGCATGTGCTTACCGAAGTTTGGCTGCCCGATTACCAGAAGTGGGTGGTGGTAGACGGGCAGTGGGACGTTATTCCGACGCTGAACGGGGTGCCGCTGAATGCGGCGGAACTCAGCGGCGCGCTGGCCTCCGGAGCAGCGGGCCTCGACGGCCTTACCTCCAGCAACGCCAAAATTCGGTTTTACTACCGCTGGCTGCGCCCCTACCTGTATTACCTCGACGCCCCGCTCGACAACCGGTATGAGCAGCCAACAGCGGCTGCGGCCCACCTCATGCTTGTGCCGCTCGGCGCCGAAAACCTCACCACGTTTCAGCGCACCACCCGTTTGCGCGGCATGCGCTACACCAGCTCACTGGCCGATTTTTACCCGCCGCTCACGGCGGCTGCGCCGCCCCAGCCTGCCGCTACCACTTGGCCGCACCTGCCTCATTAA
- a CDS encoding Ohr family peroxiredoxin, translating into MATSEKKTLYTAEAQAVGGRSGHVRSTTGVIDLDMSVPEGLGGKRGATNPEELFAAGYASCFQQALLVIAQRAGDRLDPDTSVNCSVSLFQEGEAYGLSAILDVDLKKFDDNKTVEMVRQAHQICPYSVGTRGNMEVELRVKGQAIPVKAEENIGVAQQGQ; encoded by the coding sequence ATGGCTACATCCGAAAAGAAAACCCTGTATACCGCTGAAGCCCAAGCCGTGGGCGGCCGCAGCGGCCACGTGCGTTCCACCACCGGCGTAATCGACTTGGATATGTCGGTGCCGGAGGGCCTCGGCGGCAAGCGCGGCGCCACCAACCCCGAGGAGCTGTTTGCCGCGGGCTACGCATCGTGCTTTCAGCAGGCGCTGCTGGTAATTGCCCAACGCGCCGGCGACCGGCTCGACCCCGATACGTCGGTAAATTGCTCGGTGTCGCTTTTTCAGGAGGGCGAGGCGTACGGCCTAAGCGCCATTCTGGATGTAGACCTGAAGAAATTCGACGACAACAAAACTGTTGAGATGGTACGCCAAGCTCACCAAATTTGCCCGTACTCGGTGGGCACCCGCGGCAACATGGAAGTAGAGCTGCGCGTGAAGGGCCAGGCCATTCCGGTGAAGGCCGAAGAAAATATTGGCGTAGCGCAGCAAGGCCAATAG
- a CDS encoding fasciclin domain-containing protein: MSKSSPMATSSAAGGVMVGGAMMTPDKDIVANALNSSEHTTLVTAVKAAGLVSTLQGTGPFTVFAPTNAAFDKLPAGTVQTLVEPANKQQLTSILTYHVVPGRYLATDLKDGQQLTTVAGETLTVMKKGNSVMLRDAKGGMATVSIPNVVSSNGVTHVVDTVLMPTR, from the coding sequence ATGTCGAAAAGCTCCCCGATGGCTACTTCCTCGGCTGCGGGCGGCGTGATGGTGGGCGGTGCCATGATGACGCCGGACAAGGATATTGTGGCCAACGCCCTCAATTCTTCGGAGCACACCACGCTCGTAACGGCTGTTAAGGCCGCTGGATTGGTATCCACGCTGCAAGGCACAGGTCCTTTCACGGTGTTTGCACCCACCAACGCGGCCTTCGATAAGCTGCCCGCGGGCACTGTGCAAACGCTCGTAGAGCCGGCCAACAAGCAGCAGTTAACGAGCATTCTTACCTACCACGTGGTGCCCGGCCGCTACCTGGCCACCGATTTGAAAGACGGACAGCAGCTAACCACCGTGGCGGGCGAAACCCTGACCGTGATGAAAAAAGGCAACTCGGTGATGCTGCGCGATGCCAAAGGCGGCATGGCTACGGTGTCTATCCCCAATGTGGTGTCGAGCAATGGCGTAACCCACGTGGTTGACACCGTGCTCATGCCCACGCGCTAG